Below is a genomic region from Argiope bruennichi chromosome 3, qqArgBrue1.1, whole genome shotgun sequence.
ataattctaaatggaaatcttattaaatgataataataaataatagtaaattggGAAAACACAAAATCATTATCGTTTATATAAATACTTTGCATGCTTACCAATAAAGGTCGCTGAtgaaaatacatgcaagcacctaatacaATGTTTGAATCCAAATACACTAATACAATAATATATGTttgtaaaatacatatatcatttTGTGAGAATTAaagtgatattattaaaaaaataaaatgaaaaaagaaattgaattccaGAGAAAACACCAAATTCACCCAAAACTTATAACATACATTGTGAATTAACTTGTTTCTTAAATAGTTATTGAAAGCCTTATGATTTAAAAGCAGTTTGACAGTTTTAGTAttactgtttttatataaatactcgTTTGTCCTATTTATCTCTCAAGACCTATTAAAGTGACTCGATTAAATGATCAATACGCTTCGAAAGAAAAACTCTAATGCCACAGAATATACTATGAGATTGCGTtcagaatgtatttttttcaaaaaagttcgaaaatagttatattttttgaatatttgtgttaaaaggatttaaaaaaataggtttgAAACCAAAACATAATAGTTAACtctcaaattaaagaaaacaagaaaaaatttggaaaacggGGGTTTCTTGGCTAAAGACAGGAATAAATCAAACATCTTCTAGTTTAAACGAATGATTTACTTAAAGgatttgcagatagcttaagaaatatataatctagTTCCTATACTAAAAAATAAGCCGTATTTTTATCCATTCCTTAAATATGgggattaaaatgataaataacacgaaatttccattttttttttcacattgtgaagcacgaaaataaatataaaatattcctaaatgaatagattatttattctccAATTCAGAAACTAAAGAACATACTAAAGGatttttatacgaaatttgaacaaagaatgtgcatgagattttaatttataaagttttttttgtaaggaaattctatcaaagattagaatttgaggaaATATCATCTAAATacacaaaattgcattaaaacatatgtaaaatagcataaaaattagcGTTACTTCCCCCAAAAAAAGACTTAGAAACAAGATTATCAATCGTTTATAAAGAAACatgttaaaacattaaaattattaaatataaaaattgtctcTTAAATGTAGTCACCTATCTTAAATCTGCAAAGATTCAAGAGTAAAGATCCAAaagtattaaaggaaaaaatatgaaattcagatTTGAAAGCATGAAACgaatcaagttaataaaaatgagtaaTGTCGAACTAACAGAAAGActaccaaaaaataaaacaaacagtaaatttttagtttctgtattaataacagtaaaattaatgcagaactgaatattaataaatgcgacaaactaataaataaacaaacatgagAAATAAAGTTAGtttgaaaattgttaattattatatggaagcaatgcattttaaaattgttcataaaatagacaaaatcagaagaaaaagttttaaaaaaatgcatattaaattgaaGTGATTCTGTTGAGTCATAATTGAGTTCTCGAAAAAAGACTGTAATGATATAATTTACAGTAAAATGTTACATGATTTATACACATAATTACAGTGTTACATAATTGTTGCGTTATTACAGAATTTATAGcgtcaaaaatttaaatgtccatcataaaatttgttaaaaaaaaaaaaaaaatgagatacaaATTTACGTTTTTAGAACACGAAACAAATCAAGATAATGAAAATCTGtaatgatgaaataattgaatttggaaacaaaaaagaataaagacacaaatattaaaactaatgtaaaaactgaaaattagtAAATGGGAcgaactaagaaataaataatcatgagaaacaaatgaaatatagtcagtgagaaaattgcaaataataatattcacgataagtattttaaaattcttctgaaagtggagggagaaaaaaaagtaaataaaaagatgttGTGGGATCATTTacactattttataatttctctgtcgtcaaaaaaaaaaaattaaatataaatgagttGTTTAGGCTTATAATCTAAcgttataaatcaaatgaaaaatattaaaaaggagcTATATCTTATCATAATGTTTGTAACATACATAATTACCTTCgtgtttactgaaattttttaaatgattttctcttttatattcgAAGTATTCTCTTCtagtataaaacattatttttctgaaagataaACGATTAGCAAAATTCGTACAAAGTGTTATGCTCAATTTATTATTCGATATCCATAATGGTTAAGatgctatataatttaaattgatgtcGTTACTAAATTTACTACTTAATTCATTATTCtatggaattttataaaacatacatacattattattattttttgttcttaaataattactggtatttaaagtaataaatttccaATGAGAAGTAGgtgaaaatatgtttatgtaataaaaatatgtaaaaacgcAGTATTTCCTAATCAATAGATGGTAGCaaaggatattattatttttcattaaagataaatattttcaattcaacatCGCTATAACAATgtgaaagaaaaaggatttttttttaaattatcaaaacacgcgtaaaaagaataattatgaaatttctgaTTATCTCtcacattttgataaatattttcaatggtgGAAAGATATCTTTTCTGATGAAAATATGATTTCTGATGAACAGTTCTGATGTATGTAAAAGAGGAATTTGAacgcttattattttattaatagttttgtgatactagattaaaaatttgaaaaaaaaatattacttataaataatatttattaataatgttctAATGTTTACTTCTTATGTTAAATCTTAttttggattgaaaaaaaataagaagaagctTTTcagtttaacatttaatttttatgaaattaaacattgatcATCATAcgttaattgtaaaaaataaatcttaccagatttctaaaaaattctattgttttacTCTTGTTACTTGTATTTTAATCAAACAACACCTCAGTGAAATCAACCTCTGGTagatttgattgttaaaatttgaatgagTGGTATTggttttaatgtgaaaaatatttatttaaacttttacagtgcctcatttttaatcaataattctttcaattttatgtttaattttaaatggtaacataaatgtctaaaattaacaaaaaaaaggaaatataactGTGCTGCTTCCATTTgtgaaaagatataaattattttcaattagataTCACTATATGCTTTAGTTTAAGGaaaattaaacagataaaaaCTTTTCTGTCGAAAAGGATTTACGCTTGAAGGATGAACCCTGCGATAAGCTAAAATTTTGTGCAGAACTCTATAAGATTCTCAAGGAATAATTGAGATAAAAGGACATCACACTAAATCcattcagaaataaatgaaattatgaacatttttaaatttcatttacagattttattaagaataagcgagttcaaaaaaattgagagataaataatatttttttattaaagaaaaattggtaatgataatttcaataaagttataaatttcgtataaaagGAATCATTCGCTTTGAGTTTAGCatagaataaaacagaaaattaatatacaaatataaaaaacagaGATCAAGACGAAAACAATACATtccatactgaaaattaaaactaacagttttaaatgaacattcaatttttatttctcaaatttctcaATAGTTGCTTTagatttatttacattatcagaaagaaaaactgatgcatttcaaaatcattatccttttctccttaaattttaaatactgacatattaatgcatttttatgatgACTGATGCATAATTATTGGAGGCTGCTTTAAATTATGGAATTCATTACAAATgatgatatttatgaaaaaaaagtccTTCTATAAAAAgatcaatgatatttaataaaaaattgatctcaaaattttcaatataggCTTCAGCAACATATTTTCCCCATCTGTCCTTGAAGCTCCTTTTGTTAATGGGTAGAATATTCTTTCTTCTGCTGTCATAATAGCGTCCCTAGCACCATCCCAAGAATGAGGCCCTTGAAGTCTGTACTGATAAGGTAGATGGGGTccaaaaaacagtttaaaaaacagTCTCGTGTCCGTGAAAAGCATTTTCACCAAATTTGGCTTTGCTCCGATTTCAGAAGCTATGTCATCGCAGTATTGTATGTAATCTATTCTAAGTGACATTTTCTCGCTGGGagcatatctttttaaattcttatcgTATCTGTCTTTTGCTTCTTTCAGCATTACTTCCGGTGGTGGAAGTTTACATTTACCAGCTAACACTTGAACTGCCCATCGAATCTGAAGCTCTCCTACTGGAAATCCTGGCCCAAATGGAAGAACTGAGGCTATTACAGCGAGAGTCCCGTGTTTTAATTGCGCTGGAAACACACATTTGTAAAGATCAATTCGTCCTTTTTTCTGTATTACAGTTCCATCTTCCAAGAATGGAAATTTCAATACATAGCCGGTTGCCAGGATAACAGCATCAGCTTTGGTGACTTCAGTATCTCCTTCAAAAATGACACCATCCTCTGTGAAGCAATGGATATCGGGTTTTTGAATAACAGATCCCGACAACAATTTCGAAGCCAGATGATCATTTATAACTGGATCCTTAGACAAAATATGATATTTGGGTCTGATAGCATATAAATTGTGGTTGAATTGTGGATCCATAAAAAGAGACTCAAAAAGCCAGCTCACTGCATTAGATGGAAGTATATCAAATAAAAGGAATATGCAACGTCTTACTAAATGATAATCAAATGGATATCCATGTGGTCCAACCCGTTGAATAACGTGCGCTCCAGAGCGTGTGCTAAGATATACCtgcaaaagttaaaaatacaattatttctttcaattgtttaAAAGGCAACTAGCAATTAAAATGTATGGAAAATTTAAGTACTCATTTTGaagcaagaaaaatttattttaaaattataatatcggTCTTAAAAGTTTTAGGTGATAATATGCTACTATTTTAACCTCGGAATAATTAAATTCGTTGCTAAAGAGTTTATGAGAACAAATAACCCTGAATATTACTTATAATATAGCCATGTGTATACAATATTTAGGCTTTTAAACAGGATTTTATCTTGAAGAGAATTATGCTATATTGGaggaaataaaactatatttgtcggggaaattcttttattgtgtagaatgttttctatatttaccaaaaattttaccatttttctattttatcagtGATTCTACTCATATGATGCTTTATGTGTGGACACTTGCTATTTGACGAgatttgaatacttttattatattacaatcaaaatttataaagaaatataatgtcttattttcatatttttatgatagTATATTTATTGCAAACCTTTAATGCGGTTTTCGTATGAAGTTCTGCTTAGCACTCTCAAATTTGTATTGCGAAAAGTTACTTGTATTAATCTATTAATTGcgaattaaaatatacttttaaacatGAGACAACattaatg
It encodes:
- the LOC129962487 gene encoding flavin-containing monooxygenase 5-like is translated as MAGIKKRIAVLGGGIAGIYSIICLNEEGIFEPICFEKTDKPFGTWCYREEVIDGVSCTMSTTIINHSKEMGASSKFPPPKEFNNFMKHSELYQYFTNVGEATGALKHVRYNMEIVNVRRADDYDETGRWVVTVKNTVTGEESTDIYDGVLVCTGQFTKKVMPTYNGQDFFKGEISHTHSLRGIEKYRNKRVIVVGMGCSGLDAAVEISNIAKQVYLSTRSGAHVIQRVGPHGYPFDYHLVRRCIFLLFDILPSNAVSWLFESLFMDPQFNHNLYAIRPKYHILSKDPVINDHLASKLLSGSVIQKPDIHCFTEDGVIFEGDTEVTKADAVILATGYVLKFPFLEDGTVIQKKGRIDLYKCVFPAQLKHGTLAVIASVLPFGPGFPVGELQIRWAVQVLAGKCKLPPPEVMLKEAKDRYDKNLKRYAPSEKMSLRIDYIQYCDDIASEIGAKPNLVKMLFTDTRLFFKLFFGPHLPYQYRLQGPHSWDGARDAIMTAEERIFYPLTKGASRTDGENMLLKPILKILRSIFY